A stretch of Bordetella genomosp. 13 DNA encodes these proteins:
- a CDS encoding SapC family protein, with the protein MTTQTSLPLFYQQPRPLAAGAHANLSLAGNTGFGFAAKTNAVPLVATELPTACRHFPIVFTDGDQPSPVAVLGVRGQENLFVDAEGQWRAGTYIPAYIRRYPFIFMENADRSQFTLCVDEKAASVVEGRDNPFFDEAGEPTALARSALEFCRDYQNQHAYTMEFARALAEADLLVENRADITLPDGQRLALSGFKVVDEARLNKLPDETFLRWRANGWLPLVYCHLLSINTWPALISQAQPAAAAASDEASAEA; encoded by the coding sequence ATGACTACGCAGACTTCGCTTCCGCTGTTCTACCAGCAACCCCGGCCCCTGGCGGCCGGCGCGCACGCCAACCTGTCGCTGGCCGGCAATACCGGCTTCGGCTTCGCCGCCAAGACCAATGCGGTGCCGCTGGTGGCCACCGAGCTGCCGACCGCGTGCCGCCACTTCCCCATTGTGTTCACCGATGGCGACCAGCCCTCGCCCGTCGCCGTGCTGGGCGTGCGCGGCCAGGAAAACCTGTTCGTCGACGCCGAAGGCCAGTGGCGCGCCGGCACCTACATCCCGGCCTACATCCGCCGCTATCCCTTCATCTTCATGGAGAACGCCGACCGCAGCCAGTTCACGCTGTGCGTGGACGAGAAGGCCGCCTCGGTGGTCGAAGGGCGCGACAATCCGTTCTTCGACGAAGCTGGCGAGCCCACCGCCCTGGCCCGCAGCGCGCTGGAGTTCTGCCGCGACTACCAGAACCAGCACGCCTACACGATGGAGTTCGCGCGCGCCCTGGCCGAGGCCGACCTGCTGGTCGAGAACCGCGCCGACATCACCCTGCCCGACGGCCAGCGCCTGGCGTTGTCCGGCTTCAAGGTGGTCGACGAAGCCAGGCTGAACAAGCTGCCCGACGAGACCTTCCTGCGCTGGCGCGCCAACGGCTGGCTGCCGCTGGTCTACTGCCACCTGCTGTCCATCAACACCTGGCCGGCGCTGATCAGCCAGGCCCAGCCCGCTGCGGCTGCCGCTTCGGACGAAGCCTCGGCCGAGGCCTGA
- a CDS encoding MFS transporter: MSRQLLALVLGPLLGLFIVCIGNGFIASLTTLRLDAAGVSATVIGMVSASYFIGLSLGAVFNDRLIVRIGHIRAYSCFASLIAVTVLLQGLHLDAWSWFVLRLVAGWAIVGVFLVVESWLLLAGDQKLRGRLLAVYMIVLYGSGMLGQWKLGTIDQWGDAAPFMVAGMLASLSVMPMVMIPRVSPLVERIEPLSPRHLLRMTPTGVVGCFGSGVAIAAVYTLLPLYLQRIGLSVEQVGQMMASTILGAMVLQYPVGRWSDHRDRRTVLIALGVFCLALSLAILLLPLSPLFLAALLFLLGGGIFAIYPVAVSHAADRAPADELVRMIQGLLLINSIGSAVSPLVISWVMDHVGANGLFLAFALLNASLVAFFLRQRNRYAAPAPVAPFASAAQMTPVGAELRVTEDMVQGAMEHERADEAAGVPAQAVAAGASNGYDAR, from the coding sequence ATGTCGCGGCAACTGCTGGCCTTGGTGCTGGGGCCCCTGCTCGGGCTTTTCATCGTTTGTATCGGCAATGGTTTCATTGCCTCTCTCACCACCCTGCGGCTCGACGCCGCGGGCGTGTCGGCCACCGTCATCGGCATGGTGTCCGCCTCTTACTTCATCGGTCTGTCGCTGGGCGCGGTGTTCAACGATCGCCTGATCGTGCGCATCGGGCACATCCGCGCGTACAGCTGCTTCGCCTCGCTCATCGCCGTCACGGTGCTGCTGCAGGGGCTCCATCTGGACGCGTGGTCGTGGTTCGTCCTGCGCCTGGTCGCCGGCTGGGCCATCGTAGGCGTGTTCCTGGTGGTGGAAAGCTGGCTGCTGCTGGCGGGCGACCAGAAGCTGCGCGGCCGCCTGCTGGCGGTCTACATGATCGTGCTGTACGGCTCGGGCATGCTGGGCCAGTGGAAGCTGGGCACCATCGACCAGTGGGGCGACGCGGCCCCCTTCATGGTGGCGGGCATGCTGGCCTCGCTGTCGGTCATGCCGATGGTGATGATCCCGCGCGTATCGCCGCTGGTGGAACGCATCGAGCCGCTGTCGCCGCGCCACCTGCTGCGCATGACGCCCACCGGCGTGGTCGGGTGCTTCGGCTCGGGCGTCGCCATCGCCGCGGTCTACACCTTGCTGCCCCTGTACCTGCAGCGCATCGGCCTGAGCGTGGAGCAGGTCGGCCAGATGATGGCCAGCACCATCCTGGGCGCGATGGTGCTGCAGTACCCGGTGGGCCGCTGGTCCGATCACCGGGATCGCCGCACGGTGCTGATCGCGCTGGGCGTGTTCTGCCTGGCGCTGTCTCTGGCAATCCTGCTGCTGCCGCTGTCCCCGCTGTTCCTTGCGGCGCTGCTGTTCCTGCTGGGCGGCGGCATCTTCGCGATCTACCCCGTGGCCGTCAGCCACGCGGCCGACCGCGCCCCCGCCGACGAACTGGTGCGCATGATCCAGGGCCTGCTGCTGATCAATTCCATCGGCTCGGCCGTCAGCCCGCTGGTCATCTCCTGGGTGATGGACCATGTGGGCGCCAACGGCCTGTTCCTGGCCTTCGCCCTGCTCAACGCCAGCCTGGTGGCGTTCTTCCTGCGCCAGCGCAACCGGTATGCCGCCCCGGCGCCGGTGGCCCCGTTCGCCTCGGCGGCGCAGATGACGCCGGTGGGCGCGGAGCTGCGCGTGACCGAGGACATGGTGCAGGGCGCGATGGAGCACGAGCGCGCCGACGAGGCGGCCGGCGTGCCGGCGCAGGCGGTCGCCGCGGGCGCATCGAACGGGTACGACGCCAGGTGA
- the mutS gene encoding DNA mismatch repair protein MutS, with product MPKTDTSGHTPMMQQYLALKAEAGPLMLFYRMGDFYEMFYEDAERAARLLNVTLTKRGASNGAPIPMAGVPVHAMEQYLAKLVALGESVAICEQIGDPAASKGPVERRIVRIVTPGTLTDEALLPAKADRALAALWSSGKAREARAGLAWLNLASGEFRVTECAPAQLESELARIAPAELICADGAELTVAFDGAVARIPDWHFERDGARAHLLAHFKTDSLAGFDVEDMPAAICAAGALLRYAARTQSQALAHVQQLMAERPGLYVVLDPVTRRNLELTQTLAGEDSPTLFSLLDSCRTPMGSRLLRRWLHHPLRENAPARARQQAIAALLGARLHPEQAFGAAEMLDTLREALNPFPDIERIASRVALRSVRPRELASLRDALATLPALHELLGQLQPATARLQELTAMLAPDPALAQLLLRAVAAEPAVQIRDGGVIAQGYDAELDELRALATDGGDFLMQLEARERERTGIGNLRVEFNRVHGFYIEVTRGQADKVPDDYRRRQTLKNAERYITPELKTWEDRVLSAQDRSLAREKWLYEQLLDTLAAYVPPLTLCAAALAELDTLAALAHHARRHDWVAPELTDNAEIDIEAGRHPVVERAIERFTPNGCRLDATRRMLLITGPNMGGKSTYMRQTALIALLARTGSFVPAASARVGAIDRIFTRIGAADDLAGGRSTFMMEMTEAAAILSASTPHSLVLMDEIGRGTSTYDGLALAWAIACRLLTHNRALTLFATHYFELTRLPAEQPTSANVHLAAAESAGGIVFLHEVREGPASRSYGIQVAQRAGIPPAVIRQASRELERLEAQGAPTPQLGLFAAAIDADAHAQAQADRQDASEALHALRDELAAIDPDSLTPREALEALYRLKAHQS from the coding sequence ATGCCCAAGACCGACACCTCCGGCCACACTCCCATGATGCAGCAGTACCTGGCGCTGAAAGCAGAAGCCGGGCCGCTGATGCTGTTCTATCGCATGGGCGACTTCTACGAGATGTTCTATGAAGACGCCGAACGCGCCGCGCGCCTGCTCAACGTCACGCTGACCAAGCGCGGCGCCTCCAACGGCGCGCCCATCCCCATGGCCGGCGTGCCGGTGCACGCCATGGAACAGTACCTGGCGAAACTGGTGGCGCTGGGCGAATCGGTGGCGATCTGCGAGCAGATCGGCGATCCGGCCGCGTCCAAGGGCCCGGTGGAGCGCCGCATCGTGCGCATCGTCACCCCGGGCACGCTTACCGACGAGGCGCTGCTGCCCGCGAAGGCGGACCGGGCGCTGGCCGCGCTGTGGTCCAGCGGCAAGGCGCGCGAGGCGCGCGCCGGGCTGGCGTGGCTGAACCTGGCCAGCGGCGAGTTTCGCGTCACCGAGTGCGCGCCCGCGCAGCTCGAGTCCGAACTGGCCCGCATCGCTCCGGCCGAGCTCATCTGCGCCGATGGCGCCGAGCTCACCGTGGCCTTCGACGGCGCGGTGGCGCGCATACCCGACTGGCACTTCGAACGCGACGGCGCGCGCGCGCACCTGCTGGCCCACTTCAAGACCGACTCGCTGGCCGGCTTCGACGTCGAGGACATGCCCGCCGCCATCTGCGCCGCCGGCGCGCTGCTGCGCTACGCGGCGCGCACGCAGTCGCAGGCCCTGGCGCACGTGCAGCAGCTGATGGCCGAGCGTCCCGGCCTGTATGTGGTGCTGGATCCCGTCACGCGCCGCAACCTCGAACTCACCCAGACGCTGGCGGGCGAAGATTCGCCCACCCTGTTCTCGCTGCTGGACAGCTGCCGCACGCCCATGGGCAGCCGGCTGCTGCGCCGCTGGCTGCATCATCCGCTGCGCGAAAACGCGCCCGCGCGGGCGCGCCAGCAGGCCATCGCCGCGCTGCTGGGCGCGCGCCTGCATCCCGAGCAGGCCTTCGGCGCCGCCGAAATGCTCGACACCCTGCGCGAGGCGCTGAACCCCTTTCCGGACATCGAACGCATCGCCTCGCGCGTCGCCCTGCGCTCGGTGCGTCCGCGCGAACTGGCCAGCCTGCGCGATGCGCTGGCCACCCTGCCCGCGCTGCACGAACTGCTGGGCCAGCTGCAGCCCGCCACGGCGCGGCTGCAGGAACTGACCGCCATGCTGGCGCCCGACCCCGCGCTGGCGCAGTTGCTGCTGCGGGCCGTGGCCGCGGAGCCCGCCGTGCAGATCCGCGACGGCGGCGTCATCGCGCAGGGATACGACGCCGAACTGGACGAGCTGCGCGCGCTGGCCACCGACGGCGGCGACTTCCTGATGCAGCTCGAAGCCCGCGAGCGCGAGCGCACCGGTATCGGCAATCTGCGCGTCGAGTTCAACCGCGTGCACGGCTTCTACATCGAAGTCACGCGCGGCCAGGCCGACAAGGTGCCCGACGACTACCGCCGCCGCCAGACGCTGAAGAACGCCGAACGCTACATCACGCCCGAGCTGAAGACCTGGGAAGACCGCGTGCTGTCCGCACAGGACCGGTCGCTGGCGCGCGAGAAGTGGCTGTACGAACAACTGCTGGACACGCTGGCCGCCTACGTGCCGCCGCTGACCCTGTGCGCGGCCGCGCTGGCCGAACTGGACACCCTGGCGGCGCTGGCGCATCACGCACGGCGCCACGACTGGGTGGCGCCCGAGCTGACCGACAACGCCGAGATCGACATCGAGGCCGGCCGCCATCCCGTGGTCGAACGCGCCATCGAGCGCTTCACGCCCAACGGCTGCCGGCTGGACGCCACGCGCCGCATGCTGCTGATCACCGGCCCCAACATGGGCGGTAAATCCACGTACATGCGGCAGACCGCGCTGATCGCCCTGCTGGCGCGCACGGGCAGCTTCGTGCCCGCTGCCAGCGCCCGCGTGGGCGCCATCGACCGCATCTTCACGCGCATCGGCGCGGCCGACGACCTGGCGGGCGGACGTTCGACCTTCATGATGGAGATGACCGAAGCCGCCGCCATCCTGTCCGCCAGCACGCCGCACAGCCTGGTGCTGATGGATGAGATCGGCCGCGGCACCTCGACTTACGACGGCCTGGCGCTGGCCTGGGCCATCGCCTGCCGCCTGCTCACCCACAACCGCGCGTTGACGCTGTTCGCCACGCATTACTTCGAGCTGACGCGCCTGCCGGCCGAGCAGCCCACGTCCGCCAACGTGCACCTGGCCGCCGCCGAATCCGCCGGCGGCATCGTGTTCCTGCACGAGGTGCGCGAAGGCCCGGCCAGCCGCAGCTACGGGATCCAGGTGGCCCAGCGCGCCGGCATCCCGCCCGCGGTCATCCGTCAGGCCTCGCGCGAACTGGAACGCCTCGAGGCCCAGGGCGCGCCCACGCCGCAGCTCGGCCTGTTCGCCGCGGCCATCGATGCCGACGCGCACGCGCAGGCGCAGGCCGATCGGCAGGATGCCAGCGAGGCCCTGCACGCCCTGCGCGACGAACTCGCCGCCATCGATCCCGACAGCCTCACTCCCCGCGAAGCGCTGGAAGCGCTGTACCGACTCAAGGCCCACCAGTCATGA
- a CDS encoding ribosomal protein uL16 3-hydroxylase — MNPAPDQPSDLLGGLTPDAFMRRYWQRKPLLIRQAIPGFKPPVPAAALKRLARRDDVESRLIWRERGEWQMENGPFARLPKPAEPDWTLLVQSVDLHDDAASELLQRFRFVPDARLDDIMISLASTGGGVGPHFDSYDVFLLQAAGRRRWRYGRQRDLSLVPDLPLKILANFEPEEDYVLEPGDMLYLPPQAAHDGVALDDDCMTISIGFRAPSMAALARGLLEAAADQAMARLGQPAGPYGDPPLPGPAPAGLYRDPGQPATATPAALPDALLQATLDTLDKLRFDEALAARFLGCWLTEPNSLSVFDDDTAGEAPDLSEAWPDQGRLVLDRRTRMLYRGRQLFINGETAPVPPSPALRALADARELDCADRRCRVVDEDARDCLAEWLDAGWLHYRPA; from the coding sequence ATGAATCCCGCGCCCGACCAGCCCAGCGACCTGCTGGGCGGCCTGACCCCCGATGCCTTCATGCGCCGCTACTGGCAGCGCAAGCCGCTGCTGATCCGCCAGGCCATCCCCGGCTTCAAGCCGCCCGTGCCGGCCGCCGCGCTCAAGCGCCTGGCGCGCCGCGACGACGTCGAGTCGCGCCTGATCTGGCGCGAACGGGGCGAGTGGCAGATGGAGAACGGCCCCTTCGCGCGGCTGCCCAAGCCGGCCGAGCCGGACTGGACGCTGCTGGTGCAAAGCGTGGACCTGCACGACGATGCGGCCAGCGAGCTGCTGCAGCGCTTCCGGTTCGTGCCTGATGCCCGGCTGGACGACATCATGATCAGCCTGGCCTCCACCGGCGGCGGCGTGGGCCCGCATTTCGATAGCTACGACGTGTTCCTGCTCCAGGCCGCGGGCCGGCGCCGCTGGCGCTATGGCCGCCAGCGCGACCTGTCGCTGGTGCCCGACCTGCCGCTGAAGATCCTGGCCAACTTCGAGCCCGAGGAAGACTACGTGCTGGAGCCGGGCGACATGCTGTACCTGCCGCCCCAGGCCGCGCACGACGGCGTGGCGCTGGACGACGACTGCATGACCATCTCGATCGGTTTTCGCGCACCGTCGATGGCCGCGCTGGCGCGCGGCCTGCTCGAGGCCGCGGCCGACCAGGCCATGGCCCGGCTGGGCCAGCCCGCCGGCCCCTATGGCGATCCGCCCCTGCCCGGCCCCGCGCCGGCAGGCCTGTACCGGGACCCCGGCCAGCCCGCCACGGCCACCCCGGCCGCGCTGCCCGACGCCCTGCTGCAGGCCACGCTGGACACCCTGGACAAGCTGCGCTTCGACGAAGCGCTGGCCGCGCGGTTTCTCGGCTGCTGGCTGACCGAACCCAATTCGCTCAGCGTGTTCGACGACGACACGGCCGGCGAGGCGCCAGACCTGTCAGAGGCATGGCCCGACCAAGGCCGGCTGGTGCTGGACCGCCGCACCCGCATGCTGTATCGCGGCCGCCAGCTGTTCATCAATGGGGAAACCGCGCCCGTGCCGCCATCGCCCGCGCTGCGCGCGCTGGCCGACGCGCGCGAACTGGATTGCGCCGACCGGCGTTGCCGCGTCGTGGACGAGGACGCGCGCGATTGTCTGGCCGAATGGCTGGATGCGGGCTGGCTGCACTACCGGCCGGCATAG